CTGACAGGAAAGAAACCCCATTAGGAAAAATACTCAAATTATCTGTATTAGGATTATATTAGTATATACTGATATGTGCTTTGGTTTGGTTTCTGTGTGTCTGTACCTGGTGCAGTAGAGTATGCATACAGGAAGTCTGCTTCCACAGGAATCCTCATAGAATTATCGGAGCTGTCAGTCTCCACACCAGGATCCAATTCTGTACCTCTACAAGCCTAAATACACATAGCCAGCACAAATATCAAGAGTGAAAACGATAACTCCAAGCCAGCTCATTACAAACATCAACCCAGAAAAAAACCTCAcactcatattcatattcatgcaCACATGAGAGAAATTCTGGATGTACCTGAATGAAGAAAAGTTTAGGTTTTCCCACTAGTGATGGGCAGCGGTCTCCTCTGAACAGGCTTGTTAAGGACTTGAGCTCCACAGAAGTATCAGTACCGTAAAACACTCCCTCATCTCCATGACTGAGCATCACACACACTAATGAAGCAGAGTGGCTGTGGTCGTCACGGGCCGCTGTGACAGAATAACAAACAGTGTGAATACTTATAATTACTCTTGTTAGAAAAACACAGAGTATAATTATCAATTACCATAACATCTGGGTACAAGCAACTGACGTCTATGGGCCTATTTTATAAATACTTAATGGCCTGATCTCAACAACAGGCAATTTTGGGATTTTAAGATTTATCTATTGATATTAAGGCAAAGAGTTAAGAGACAGAATATAAGACTTTTGAATACACCATACCTGCTGTTAAAACCTGCTTAATCTGTGCAACTGTCTGATCATTGTAGACTTTCACATTGTATCCGAGCTTCCGAAACACATTCATTACGTTTCCTGCATCTACATCAGTGCCATTGCGTTGGTTCATGCCTGAAAGAAGTGAAGAACATGCAACTACATATaactatgacaaaaaaaaaaatcacataaaaagGTTTGTGTGACAAATACTGCTACAGAGTTTAGTTTAGCTTTctcacagcagcagaatatggTTGTAAATACCATATTTTGACAACCATacggttacgttcacacacagcATGGTTATTCGATAACACCGCATTCGATAACCAAACCCACACctgtaaattttcaggactcacaagCGCATTTTCGAACACACGCGCTGTGTgaacaggactggacaactaATTATCTGCCACGTCATACAGTGCGAGAGAGCTGTTCTGCCGCACAAACGCATCTACCGTGTGTGCATGCTTTAATTTGTGGTTTCGGTAACTTTCAGTGACGGAGAAATGAACTGTCTGTCATCTAaaagttttatatccagtctccaccAGAGCCGCTCCCAtcagttttgtgttctgtgCGCGGCTCAAATGCTCCGCTTTCCACTAATATTTAAAAGCGGCTGTCAGTTAATGATGCTTTCATGGATGAAGTCACAGCTCGAGTGGACTCTTGTGTCAGATGGTGATATGgtctgttgctatggttactcgTAAGGAATACGGGCTTGACTCCTGTTGcacgttcatacagacagtattgGAAAAGCgactgtaagctgctgtgtgaacaggacatttcgagactcacacctgtaagtaaatacagttttcaatcccaaaaactgacagtgtgaacgtggccATACAGAACTGTACAGATTAtacagagtttaactccaattAAACACctcaacaagctaatcaaggtcttactaggcatactgaATACTTCCAGATGTGTgctgaggcaagttggagctaaactttgtaGGTCAGTGGCCCTCCAGGCCAAGATTGGACACCCCGATACAGTGCTGCTCGAAAGTTTGTGAACTCTTTAAAATTTTCtacatttctgcataaatataacccaaaacatcatcagattttcacacaagtcctcaaagttgacaaagagaatccaatcaaacaaaggagacaaaaatatgtactttgtcatttatttgacCCCCTTTTGCAGCAATAATTGCAGGTAAATGTTTCttgtaactgctgatcagtcctgcacaacagcttgttggaattttagcccattccTCAGTACAGAACTGCTTCAACTTTGTGATTTTGGTGGGTTTCCTTCTATGAacttgcttcaggtccttccacgacatttcaattggattaaggtccggACTTTTACTTTTTTGCCGTTCCAcaacattaattttgctcttctttAACCATTCAGAATGACTTGTGGGGtcattgtcttgctgcatgactcACTTTGTCTGAGATATAGTTATCAGACAGATGTCCTGatattttcctttagaattagcccctttcacacagtaATACCAATAAATTGCCATTAAATTACCAGATTGACCTTAccagtaaatacaaaaatgtgctgTTCACACAGGCAATGATGTTCTATCTTTTTACCGGTCAAGCACTATTCACACCTTGTTTCAAACTACCAGTAAATTCAgtgaaattttgcatttcagtgGCTCTGGATTGGCCCAGAGTAGGCATCTTATGTCAGCACGTTCTGCGTTCACACAGAGGGGATTACCAACCTCTCATACTGATATATGGCCGGAATGAATTTACCGGTATTTCTGAAAATGTTCTGTTTACACATGGTTTCTTAGCAGGACTTTACTGGTAATTTAAAGTCTGTATGTGTAAAAGGGGCTATcgttccatcaatgatggcaagccATCCCGacccagatgcagcaaaacagacCTAAACCATGTTTAACAGACGGGATAAGGTTCTTTTGCTTAAATGCACTGTTGTTccctgttcttttaaataaaacaggccACCCACTGACACAACGGACACCTGTCATCTCACTGATTAAAAACACCTCTGAACAGATGGACTCTAACTTCACCTTCAAACTAATTGCTAATTCacaagattcacatacttttgccacTCACAGATATGTAATATTAGATCACTgtcctgaataaataaatgacaaagtatatattttcatctcatttgtttgattgggttctctttgcCAACTTTCAGGACTTGCATGAGAATATGATGATCTTTTTggttatatttatgcagcaaTATCGAAAATACTGAAGGATTTACAAACTGTCAAGCAGCactatgtacactaccagtcaaaagtttttgaacagtaagatttttaatgttttttaaagaagtgtcttctgctcagcacgcctggatttatttgatcgaaagtaaagcaaaaacagtaaaattttaaaatatttttactatctgaaataactgttgtctatttgaatacattttttaaatataatttatttctgtgatttcaaagctgaatttttagcatcattactccagtcacatgatccttcagaaatcattctaacattccaGTTTGCTTAtttgtggatcaaataaatgcacttgGTGAGACATTTTTAACCTGGCCTGTACTTTCTTTTCCCCCACTAACACAAATATTGCATTGTCTAAAGCCTACTGACTTTGCTCACTCAGGGTAtaccaaaaatgttttgataattTTTGGACTgcttatgaatttaaaaaactgcTTATAAATTTCTCATACCatattattaacaaatattggattcaatccTCAAGATTTAACACTGGTCATTTAACAATTATAAGtaacaatcaaaataatgatCAACCTCATCTGTGTCTGCAAATTTTTAATACTGGTACATTACTGCTAAAAtgtctattaaaaatatttggcaaataaaaaaacttattaGCTCACTGTTCTGTTCATAAGGTAAATGCATCTAAACAATCATCTGAGTTTGATGAGTATTCGAACAGACAGctttcacaaaaacaacacCTTCAACAGCACAAAACAAGTGTTACCTGTCCTGCGATCAAAGTTCTTGTTGTTGATGATAATGCAGTGGCCAATGCTGGGGTAGTTCAGGCTGTATCTGAAGGTATGTGCCTGAGACTTAGCATCAACCTGCATGGGCTGTGATCCTGATGCTCCATCCTTACCAGCACTGGACAAATAGATCACATGAAAGAATATTACACTGTATTAATATAAGAGGTTAAAGACATAGTGcagtcaaaaattaaaattctgccattaatcaCGTACCCTAATGGCACCTAGGGTGACGTGGAGGAGAAGAACTGTCATTATTTTGGGGGGTTTcctgcgcacaaaaagtattctcgcagcttcataaaattccggttgaatcactgatgtcacatggactattttgtcaatgttcttggtacttttctgggccttgaatgtggtactAGGAcccttccctggtgaaaaaaatcagcatatgctggtaggtatgttttgatgctggaatgctggttaggtaggttttgatgctggtttaagctggttctttgctggtttttgctggtcaaggaccagcatgaaccagctaaggaccagcataaaccagcaaaggaccagcttaaccCAAgaatcaaaacctacctaaccagcatcccagcatcaaaatatacctaccagcatatgctgttttttttttttaccagggttGCTGTCAATGGAGGGTTAGAAAGGTCTCttatttcatcagaaataccttaatttgtgttccaaagatgaacaaaggtcttaggggtttggaacgacacaagggtgagtaattaatgacggatttttcatttttgagtaaactatccctttaaccgaCATACCAATATGTGTGGGCCTGTTCTTTCTTTCCATTTGCATtctatttatttagaattgtaatgtttatggaaattcattaactaataataataataaaagtttatatatttaaataacatggtAACAAAAAAAGCAAGCGTTAGTGAAATCAATACTGTTATTGAACTGTCAATCACTTCTAAaagctgcatagcaacagtcgTCAAGATCATCTTACTCTGTTGTTTCCTTGGGTCGCGCGTCCACGCAGTCTCCGTTCATCTCCAAACGTTAAATAGTCACTCTTAACgagaaaaaaaaggttcttcttcTCCAGAAGAAGCTACTGGAGGTGTAACTGGAGATGTGTAAGGCGTTATAACGGACTCTCTGTAGAATAATCACCGCACCCGCATGTCGGGTGGATTTTCTTTGTTATTTGTTGACTCGCACGACCAGCCAATGAGAAGCTGCAAGAGAGAGGAAACATACATACACAAGTGGAAACGTCACAACCACCCTTTAACAGCTGCGCTAAAAAGCAGAAATAAGACTTGGTTGTAGTGTACTTGTATGTGTTACTATAAATAGTTAATAAACGCAAAATGCAGCGTCTACAGTTGTAAGTGAAACCAAGCAAAAACAGCTGTAGATGATTCACATAATGGCTGTGTGTCAAAACTCCGTGAGCTGTCTTTCTAGACAGCGTGTTCCAAATATTCGAGTTGACAAAGCGCCCAACAACGCTAGTTGTGGACTATGGAGGTTTTGAGACACAGCCCATATAACCAAGGTCAAGTTCCGCGTGTCCTGCAAATGCAGGATGAACATAATAACACATTTGAGCACTCTGAATGTCTATTAAATAAACTACTCGTTGCAGCGtgtctatttaatatttgtaaaaatattataagtATGCATCCGCATGTATGGCGTTTCTTTGTCTGCTTTTGAGTGTTCCAACGGACAACAAGTGAAGAttgacaaaacacaacaactaaAGCCTAAATGTCTGAAAACAATAAAGTAGACGCTTACCAAAAACTTTCAAATGTCCTGATATAGGGAGCTTGTAATGCAGGCTACAGGATTCCGACGACAAAGCGGTTACTCAGCATCCAGGAAGTGTGCTTGAGGCTACACCTCTATTACTATAGGATTGTTACCATTACACTACCTCGAAGTACGCTACAATATCGCCCTCTGCTGGATAGATATCTTCTTTACATAAACATTCTGCCACATGACCAGAAGCTTAGTAAGAGGTAAGAGCCGGCTTAGTTACCCACATTTAGGCCTTGTTAGTTATGTGTCAGTTATGCGCATTGTCTTCTGTCTTCCGGTTTGTATTTTCACAGCGTGAAGGTAAGGTCGTACGAATTTATGAACGGACTGCTTGTATTAAAATCTTCCTGTTTTACTGA
This genomic window from Labeo rohita strain BAU-BD-2019 chromosome 1, IGBB_LRoh.1.0, whole genome shotgun sequence contains:
- the casp3a gene encoding caspase-3a, whose amino-acid sequence is MNGDCVDARPKETTDAGKDGASGSQPMQVDAKSQAHTFRYSLNYPSIGHCIIINNKNFDRRTGMNQRNGTDVDAGNVMNVFRKLGYNVKVYNDQTVAQIKQVLTAAARDDHSHSASLVCVMLSHGDEGVFYGTDTSVELKSLTSLFRGDRCPSLVGKPKLFFIQACRGTELDPGVETDSSDNSMRIPVEADFLYAYSTAPGYYSWRNTMTGSWFIQSLCEMMSKYGKELELMQIMTRVNHKVALDFESTSNQPGFDAKKQIPCIVSMLTKEMYFTV